A part of Paraburkholderia azotifigens genomic DNA contains:
- a CDS encoding glucose/quinate/shikimate family membrane-bound PQQ-dependent dehydrogenase produces the protein MNDKNQAGTSMRTSPSGIGRWLSVLFAVLSGLYLLIGGVWLLTIGGSPYYIVAGIVLLVVGWMIYRGNGIALLLYALLLIGTLIWAVFEAGFDFWALAPRTDVLVLFGIWLLLPFVYGRLEPSARRSGARALAVSLVLTGVALAYAAFNDPQEISGKVADNAAVSLPQPDSRPGDWTAYGRTQAGTRYSPLTQINQDNVKNLQVAWTFQTGDKKGPNDPVEITDEVTPLKVGDTLYLCSPHQLLFALDAATGKERWRFDPGLKADPTFQHVTCRGVSYHETAAAAAAKDAAAQRALPACSRRVILPVNNGHLFELDAATGQRCAGFGNNGDLDLQPLQPVKTAGEYEPTSPPIVTDKIVVMAGSVTDNYSNHEPSGVIRGFDVETGRLVWAFDPGSDTPNAIPDDQHAFTPNSPNSWAPAAYDAKLDLVYLPMGVKTPDIWGGDRTPQYERYASGLLALHASTGKLAWFYQTVHHDLWDMDLPAQPTIADITDRNGNVVPAIYAPAKTGNIFVLDRRTGTPIVPAPEQPVPQGAAKGDHVSPTQPFSQLTFRPAKNLTGADMWGATMFDQLACRVIFHRLRYEGPFTPPSEQGTLVFPGNLGMFEWGGLAVDTDRQLAIANPIALPFVSRLVARGPDNPIEPPQNGQGGTGTETGIQPQYGEPFGVTLNPFLSPVGLPCKQPAWGYVAALDLKTNQIVWKKRIGTVRDSAPVPLPFKMGMPMLGGPTTTAGHVFFIGATADNYLRAYSTDTGEELWRARLPAGGQATPMTYEANGRQYVVIAAGGHGSFGTKLGDYVIAYALPNP, from the coding sequence ATGAACGACAAGAACCAAGCGGGCACGTCGATGCGCACGTCGCCGTCGGGTATCGGGCGATGGCTCAGCGTTCTGTTTGCCGTCCTGTCCGGTCTGTATCTGCTGATCGGCGGTGTCTGGCTCCTGACGATAGGCGGGTCGCCCTATTACATCGTTGCCGGAATCGTGCTTCTTGTTGTCGGCTGGATGATCTATCGCGGCAATGGGATCGCGTTGCTGCTCTACGCATTGCTGCTGATCGGCACGCTGATATGGGCCGTGTTCGAAGCGGGCTTCGATTTCTGGGCGCTTGCGCCGCGCACGGATGTCCTCGTTCTGTTCGGCATCTGGCTGCTGCTGCCGTTCGTCTACGGGCGGCTCGAGCCATCCGCGCGACGCAGCGGCGCGAGAGCGCTCGCGGTAAGCCTCGTTCTCACGGGCGTTGCGCTCGCGTATGCCGCGTTCAACGATCCACAGGAAATCAGCGGCAAGGTCGCGGACAACGCCGCCGTGTCGCTGCCGCAACCCGACTCGCGCCCCGGCGACTGGACGGCCTATGGCCGCACGCAAGCGGGCACGCGCTATTCGCCTCTCACGCAGATCAACCAGGACAACGTGAAGAATCTGCAGGTGGCGTGGACATTCCAGACGGGCGACAAGAAAGGCCCCAACGATCCCGTCGAAATCACCGACGAAGTGACGCCGCTCAAGGTCGGCGACACGCTCTATCTGTGCTCGCCGCATCAGCTCCTGTTTGCGCTGGACGCCGCCACCGGCAAGGAGAGGTGGCGCTTCGATCCCGGTCTGAAGGCAGATCCAACCTTCCAGCACGTGACCTGCCGCGGCGTGTCGTATCACGAGACAGCGGCGGCCGCTGCCGCGAAAGACGCAGCCGCGCAACGCGCGTTGCCTGCGTGCTCGCGCCGCGTGATCCTGCCCGTCAACAACGGCCACCTGTTCGAACTGGATGCCGCGACGGGTCAGCGTTGCGCCGGCTTCGGGAACAACGGCGACCTCGATCTGCAGCCTCTGCAACCCGTGAAGACCGCGGGTGAATATGAACCGACTTCGCCGCCCATCGTCACGGACAAAATCGTCGTGATGGCGGGATCGGTGACCGACAATTATTCGAACCATGAACCATCGGGCGTGATACGCGGATTCGACGTCGAAACGGGGCGCCTCGTATGGGCCTTCGATCCGGGCTCGGACACACCGAACGCCATTCCCGACGATCAGCACGCGTTCACGCCGAATTCGCCGAACTCGTGGGCGCCCGCCGCCTACGACGCGAAGCTCGATCTCGTGTACCTGCCCATGGGCGTGAAGACGCCCGACATCTGGGGCGGCGATCGCACGCCGCAGTATGAGCGCTACGCGAGCGGCCTGCTCGCGCTGCATGCGTCGACGGGCAAGCTGGCGTGGTTCTATCAGACTGTCCATCACGATCTGTGGGACATGGATCTGCCCGCGCAACCGACCATCGCCGATATCACCGACCGCAACGGCAACGTCGTCCCCGCGATCTACGCGCCCGCGAAAACGGGCAACATCTTCGTGCTGGACCGCCGCACGGGCACACCCATCGTGCCCGCGCCCGAGCAGCCCGTACCGCAAGGCGCGGCCAAAGGCGACCACGTATCGCCGACGCAGCCGTTCTCGCAACTCACCTTCCGCCCCGCGAAGAATCTGACGGGCGCGGACATGTGGGGCGCCACGATGTTCGACCAGCTTGCGTGCCGTGTGATCTTTCACCGGCTGCGCTACGAGGGTCCGTTCACGCCGCCGTCCGAGCAGGGCACGCTGGTTTTCCCCGGCAACCTCGGCATGTTCGAATGGGGTGGACTCGCTGTCGATACCGATCGCCAGCTTGCGATCGCCAATCCCATCGCGCTGCCGTTCGTGTCGAGGCTCGTCGCGCGCGGTCCGGACAATCCAATCGAGCCACCGCAAAACGGTCAGGGCGGCACGGGTACGGAAACAGGCATCCAGCCGCAATACGGCGAGCCCTTCGGCGTGACGCTGAATCCGTTTCTGTCCCCCGTCGGCTTGCCTTGCAAACAGCCGGCATGGGGTTACGTTGCCGCGCTCGATCTGAAGACGAATCAGATCGTGTGGAAGAAGCGCATCGGCACCGTGCGCGACAGCGCGCCCGTGCCGTTGCCGTTCAAGATGGGCATGCCGATGCTCGGCGGCCCGACGACGACGGCGGGACACGTGTTCTTCATCGGCGCGACGGCCGACAATTATCTGCGTGCATACAGCACCGACACAGGCGAAGAGCTATGGCGCGCCCGGCTTCCCGCAGGCGGCCAGGCCACGCCGATGACCTACGAAGCGAACGGCAGGCAGTATGTGGTGATCGCCGCGGGCGGACATGGTTCGTTCGGCACGAAGCTCGGCGACTACGTAATCGCCTATGCGTTGCCGAACCCGTAG
- a CDS encoding MFS transporter, translated as MASHRTTQYISTASDRMTRTRYSILATILLLATVAYADRAILSIAGPGISKQFGLNHVQLGYVLSAFSWAYVIGQIPGGLLLDRFGTKKMYGATLILWSIATMLVGFIGNVTSDLSIALALLFALRFALGLIEAPSFPANGRVAVMWFPREERGLATSLFASASYFAVAIFSPFAGWLTAKFGWPAPFIALGLIGIASAGLWAAVMHEPRNHPRVSGAELDHIVAGGAMIDIDSKHELQARPAVSWPMARTLLGNRMLWCSYIGQYCTIALSYFFITWFPIYLVQARGMNVMQAGFATMIPAVAGFLGGIAGGAISDMLIRHGWSVSWARKTPYIVGMLVGCCLVLSAFTESNVAIVGLMTLAFFGKGAAAGAGTWAIVSDTAPREAVGLAGAIFNCVGNIGGIVTPIAFGYIVQATGGYTVGLYFVAAHCLVAAVVYLLFMGNIQRVKMS; from the coding sequence ATGGCTTCACACCGAACGACCCAGTATATATCCACCGCGTCCGATCGCATGACGCGCACCCGCTACTCGATCCTCGCGACGATCCTGCTGCTCGCGACGGTCGCCTATGCGGACCGCGCCATTCTGTCGATCGCGGGGCCGGGCATTTCGAAGCAGTTCGGCCTGAATCACGTGCAGCTGGGCTACGTGCTGTCTGCGTTCAGCTGGGCCTATGTGATCGGCCAGATTCCGGGCGGCCTGTTGCTCGACAGGTTTGGCACCAAGAAGATGTATGGCGCGACGCTCATTCTGTGGTCGATCGCGACGATGCTCGTCGGCTTCATCGGCAACGTCACGTCCGATCTCTCCATTGCGCTGGCGCTGCTGTTCGCGCTGCGCTTCGCGCTCGGCCTGATCGAAGCGCCGAGCTTTCCCGCGAACGGCCGGGTTGCGGTCATGTGGTTTCCGAGGGAAGAGCGCGGACTCGCTACTTCTCTGTTCGCATCGGCGTCCTACTTCGCCGTGGCGATCTTCTCGCCCTTCGCTGGCTGGCTCACGGCGAAATTCGGCTGGCCCGCGCCGTTCATCGCGCTCGGGCTCATTGGCATCGCGTCGGCTGGTCTGTGGGCCGCTGTCATGCACGAACCGCGCAATCATCCGCGCGTCTCCGGCGCGGAACTCGATCACATCGTGGCAGGCGGCGCGATGATCGATATCGACTCGAAACATGAATTGCAGGCACGTCCCGCCGTCTCGTGGCCGATGGCGCGCACGCTGCTCGGCAACCGCATGTTGTGGTGCTCGTATATCGGCCAGTACTGCACGATCGCGCTCAGCTATTTCTTCATTACGTGGTTCCCGATCTACCTCGTGCAGGCGCGCGGGATGAACGTGATGCAAGCGGGCTTCGCGACGATGATTCCCGCCGTGGCCGGCTTTCTCGGCGGCATCGCGGGCGGCGCGATCTCCGACATGCTGATCCGTCACGGCTGGAGCGTGTCGTGGGCGCGCAAGACGCCGTATATCGTCGGCATGCTGGTGGGTTGCTGTCTCGTGCTGTCGGCCTTCACGGAAAGCAATGTCGCGATCGTCGGACTCATGACGCTGGCCTTCTTCGGCAAAGGTGCGGCTGCGGGCGCGGGCACGTGGGCCATTGTCAGCGATACGGCGCCGCGCGAAGCCGTGGGGCTGGCGGGCGCAATCTTCAATTGCGTGGGCAACATCGGCGGCATTGTCACGCCGATTGCTTTCGGTTACATCGTTCAGGCAACGGGCGGCTACACGGTCGGACTTTACTTCGTCGCCGCGCATTGCCTCGTCGCAGCCGTCGTCTACCTGCTGTTCATGGGTAACATCCAGCGCGTGAAGATGAGTTGA
- a CDS encoding 2-hydroxyacid dehydrogenase → MQQADTLKPVILNAAELPERTHAELRALFDVLDLPKDSATASTFLAEHGHRVRGIALRKTKIDAAFLDALPALEIISSYSAGLDNLDVQAAKTRGIRIENTSHILAEDVANAAVGLALAVTRDFINADVFVRSGEWPARGQYPLGRSISRMKIGIVGLGTIGSAIAHRLQAFGSTLAYFGPSRKPVDLPYYDDIVRLARDCDMLILTCPLSPATHHLVDAAVLDALGPRGFVVNIARGPVVDEPALIAALAENRIAGAALDVFEHEPLVPEALIRDRRVVLTPHIGSATDETRRSMAENVVDTLAQHFGIEGPRSKAEQSERAGVAVESIG, encoded by the coding sequence ATGCAACAAGCGGACACGCTCAAGCCAGTCATCCTCAACGCAGCCGAATTGCCGGAGCGGACCCACGCAGAACTCCGTGCGCTGTTCGACGTCCTCGATCTGCCGAAAGACTCCGCAACGGCGTCTACGTTTCTCGCTGAACACGGCCATCGCGTACGCGGCATTGCTTTGCGCAAAACGAAGATCGACGCAGCGTTCCTCGACGCACTGCCTGCTTTGGAGATCATCTCCAGCTACAGCGCAGGACTCGACAACCTGGACGTGCAGGCCGCGAAGACGCGCGGCATCCGGATCGAAAACACCTCGCACATTCTTGCCGAAGACGTCGCGAATGCAGCCGTCGGTCTCGCGCTCGCCGTCACGCGCGACTTCATCAACGCCGATGTCTTCGTTCGCTCGGGCGAATGGCCTGCACGCGGGCAATATCCTCTCGGACGATCGATCTCACGGATGAAGATCGGCATCGTCGGACTGGGCACGATCGGCTCGGCGATCGCCCATCGCCTGCAGGCATTCGGCTCGACGCTGGCGTATTTCGGCCCGTCGCGCAAACCCGTCGACCTGCCCTACTACGACGACATCGTCCGCCTCGCGCGCGATTGCGACATGCTGATTCTGACCTGTCCGCTTTCTCCCGCCACGCATCATCTCGTCGATGCGGCCGTGCTCGATGCGCTGGGACCACGCGGGTTCGTCGTGAACATTGCGCGCGGTCCTGTGGTCGACGAGCCCGCACTGATCGCGGCCCTGGCTGAAAACAGAATCGCAGGCGCCGCGCTCGACGTCTTCGAACACGAACCGCTTGTTCCCGAAGCATTGATTCGCGACCGCCGCGTCGTGCTGACGCCGCATATCGGCTCCGCGACGGACGAAACGCGCCGGAGCATGGCGGAGAATGTCGTCGATACGCTCGCGCAGCACTTTGGCATCGAGGGTCCGCGAAGCAAGGCGGAGCAAAGCGAGCGGGCCGGCGTGGCCGTCGAAAGTATCGGCTGA
- a CDS encoding DUF2934 domain-containing protein encodes MLFTEESEMAEAGSERSNDDRIRERAYQLWERDDDPKRHADEYWDTARRQIEAEGMDSSPPHIEQSDKRQIESEVPQEAGIPHADAAARPRAKRTR; translated from the coding sequence GTGCTGTTCACCGAGGAGAGCGAGATGGCTGAAGCCGGCAGCGAACGCAGCAACGACGATCGTATTCGCGAACGTGCATATCAACTTTGGGAGCGTGACGACGATCCGAAGCGACATGCCGACGAGTATTGGGACACGGCCCGGCGTCAGATCGAGGCCGAGGGCATGGACAGTTCGCCCCCGCACATCGAGCAATCGGACAAGCGTCAGATAGAAAGCGAAGTCCCGCAGGAAGCCGGCATTCCACACGCCGATGCGGCAGCCAGGCCGCGCGCGAAACGGACGCGATAA